One genomic window of Lytechinus variegatus isolate NC3 chromosome 1, Lvar_3.0, whole genome shotgun sequence includes the following:
- the LOC121412687 gene encoding monocarboxylate transporter 1-like isoform X1, translated as MAESSETTEKWRYVIALGKFVVHMIYPGMTKAISVLVPAMVFQFQMNYTTVGFLVPMQLGLFYIACPLSNYLATKFGHRCVSSIGGFLSGVSMMGAFFCQSALSLGCSFFFTGLFSSSLCQSSTVILREHFGEKYGMAITFTQMGGQIGGIIFPYTAALCLEAYGMRGALLCLSAILFYQAAIGATFRAPRPPAVKKKKRHNYGEDGDEGSTLLQDQEDETYLRKNKLRTESLNTDEGTSDESRIRKDTESQKSNPTGNSIAEVLSSILPLSLFREEIVFTFIFIPCQIILEGCFAIWITFSSSYGVSVGLHENEAVYLPMIGSLGGIISRLVLLRILYKYPYLAPHAFSVNTGVSSMALLAHPISSSLVHFLICSFFVGFGIYGSTSSLYAYLAMKVKKENFPLAMATSFMTSGVILLTSATLAGNFFERIRSFKTIFIATGVVLLINFGVFSGFLFVDTFLKRRSSTENK; from the exons ATGGCGGAAAGTTCAGAAACGACAGAGAAATGGCGCTACGTGATTGCTTTAGGAAAGTTTGTTGTTCATATGATCTACCCCGGTATGACGAAAGCTATTTCTGTTCTCGTTCCCGCCATGGTCTTCCAGTTTCAGATGAATTACACAACGGTTGGATTTCTTGTTCCAATGCAGCTTGGGCTGTTTTATATTGCCT GTCCTCTGAGTAATTATTTAGCGACAAAGTTTGGCCATCGTTGTGTGTCATCAATTGGCGGGTTCTTATCAGGAGTATCTATGATGGGGGCCTTCTTCTGTCAGTCAGCACTCTCTCTGGGATGCTCATTCTTCTTTACAG GGTTATTCTCGTCGTCGTTATGCCAAAGTTCAACTGTTATTTTGCGTGAACACTTTGGGGAAAAGTATGGCATGGCCATAACCTTTACACAAATGGGAGGACAGATTGGAGGTATCATTTTCCCTTATACAGCTGCTCTGTGTCTGGAAGCATACGGTATGAGGGGAGCTCTGCTCTGTTTAAGTGCTATCTTATTCTACCAAGCAGCGATTGGCGCCACTTTTAGAGCACCTCGGCCACCTGCAGTCAAAAAGAAGAAACGACATAACTACGGAGAGGATGGTGACGAGGGATCGACTCTATTGCAAGATCAAGAAGACGAGACCTATCTTCGAAAGAACAAACTTCGAACTGAAAGTCTCAATACTGACGAGGGGACAAGCGATGAAAGTAGGATTCGAAAAGACACGGAATCTCAAAAATCCAATCCGACAGGAAACTCGATTGCAGAAGTGTTATCATCAATTTTACCTTTGAGTCTATTCAGAGAGGAAATCGtcttcacatttatttttatccCTTGTCAAATCATTCTTGAAGGATGTTTCGCCATTTGGATCACTTTCTCCTCATCGTATGGAGTGTCAGTCGGTCTCCATGAGAATGAAGCAGTATATCTCCCCATGATTGGTTCTTTGGGTGGCATCATCAGTCGACTGGTACTCTTAAGAATCCTGTACAAATATCCATACCTAGCACCTCACGCTTTCTCAGTCAACACAGGAGTATCATCTATGGCGCTGCTGGCACATCCTATTAGCTCATCGCTGGTTCACTTTCTAATCTGTTCATTTTTCGTAGGATTTGGAATTTACGGTTCAACCTCTTCCCTCTACGCTTATTTAGCTATGAAAGTAAAGAAGGAAAACTTTCCTCTTGCCATGGCGACATCTTTCATGACGAGTGGAGTAATACTTCTTACATCCGCAACACTTGCAG GTAACTTCTTTGAGCGCATCAGGTCTTTCAAAACCATCTTTATAGCGACCGGGGTCGTTCTCTTGATAAATTTTGGAGTGTTTTCTGGTTTCCTCTTCGTTGATACTTTCTTGAAACGACGCTCCTCCACAGAGAACAAATAA
- the LOC121412687 gene encoding monocarboxylate transporter 1-like isoform X2, with translation MAESSETTEKWRYVIALGKFVVHMIYPGMTKAISVLVPAMVFQFQMNYTTVGFLVPMQLGLFYIACPLSNYLATKFGHRCVSSIGGFLSGVSMMGAFFCQSALSLGCSFFFTGFGIYGSTSSLYAYLAMKVKKENFPLAMATSFMTSGVILLTSATLAGNFFERIRSFKTIFIATGVVLLINFGVFSGFLFVDTFLKRRSSTENK, from the exons ATGGCGGAAAGTTCAGAAACGACAGAGAAATGGCGCTACGTGATTGCTTTAGGAAAGTTTGTTGTTCATATGATCTACCCCGGTATGACGAAAGCTATTTCTGTTCTCGTTCCCGCCATGGTCTTCCAGTTTCAGATGAATTACACAACGGTTGGATTTCTTGTTCCAATGCAGCTTGGGCTGTTTTATATTGCCT GTCCTCTGAGTAATTATTTAGCGACAAAGTTTGGCCATCGTTGTGTGTCATCAATTGGCGGGTTCTTATCAGGAGTATCTATGATGGGGGCCTTCTTCTGTCAGTCAGCACTCTCTCTGGGATGCTCATTCTTCTTTACAG GATTTGGAATTTACGGTTCAACCTCTTCCCTCTACGCTTATTTAGCTATGAAAGTAAAGAAGGAAAACTTTCCTCTTGCCATGGCGACATCTTTCATGACGAGTGGAGTAATACTTCTTACATCCGCAACACTTGCAG GTAACTTCTTTGAGCGCATCAGGTCTTTCAAAACCATCTTTATAGCGACCGGGGTCGTTCTCTTGATAAATTTTGGAGTGTTTTCTGGTTTCCTCTTCGTTGATACTTTCTTGAAACGACGCTCCTCCACAGAGAACAAATAA
- the LOC121406421 gene encoding 5-hydroxytryptamine receptor-like: MQWVFPFCVYRGNIYISLYYSLLPVSAHTCTCSTSHDNAKIRNYQQVKEVLSISFPIKRSLTGVSQLLIIIIPIKMDEDILNEGSTLTTQTESQVMNGSKDSDLFVFEDYNQRIAIATILCIVFVVGSIGNTLVITAVILSRKLRSSTNWFVVNLGCSDLLTCLSLPFNVVAMLSRDGWPLPGWICAVNSAVILICLGASVMTLFLIAYNRWYLLTKLRGNFQKLYTSRNICLMVLSAWVYPALLVLVPHFAGLGRLGYSYNYKACSQDTSLPNSDLYSLIAGAGLIIPVFCAIVVVYIRIYLFVTKQSKKMDQLKNAGVPGSQNVGIEMSSSEVSSAAQSNLSSCNATKQSCSTLNTEISQSTEKGLDESNGDDIATANADNFQNKSSPEIPEDLSKRSPDEEPKINQKHRRFFKRKAHANKTQPRLNKINVTVTKRLAIVVLAFFICLLPFGVSVVVPPSDPGIPWTGLMLTFNSCVNPLIYARTMPEFRKVMLAIIRCRLKDIPDPIACLHRFR, encoded by the exons ATGCAATGGGTTTTCCCTTTCTGCGTGTATCgcggaaatatatatatatccctttATTATTCTCTCTTGCCCGTAtcggcacatacatgtacatgtagcacaagTCATGATAATGCAAAAATAAGGAACTACCAACAAGTAAAGGAAGTGCTTAGTATCTCTTTCCCTATTAAAAGATCTTTAACAGGAGTTAGCCAGCTGCTAATTATCAT AATACCAATCAAGATGGATGAGGACATACTAAATGAAGGTAGCACTTTAACAACCCAAACCGAGTCACAAGTCATGAACGGGAGTAAGGATTCAGACCTATTCGTGTTTGAAGATTACAACCAACGCATTGCTATAGCCACCATCCTTTGTATCGTCTTTGTGGTTGGATCCATCGGCAACACTCTTGTCATCACTGCCGTCATTCTTTCTCGTAAACTCCGTTCATCCACCAACTGGTTCGTCGTCAACCTGGGCTGCTCAGACCTTCTAACATGCCTCTCTTTACCTTTTAATGTTGTCGCCATGCTAAGCCGTGACGGTTGGCCTCTTCCTGGTTGGATCTGTGCCGTCAATTCTGCCGTGATTCTGATATGTCTAGGGGCTAGTGTCATGACGTTGTTTCTCATTGCCTATAATCGCTGGTACTTGCTGACTAAGCTAAGGGGAAACTTCCAGAAGCTCTACACAAGTCGGAACATCTGCTTGATGGTACTCAGTGCTTGGGTTTACCCAGCTCTCTTGGTCCTGGTGCCTCACTTTGCAGGATTGGGTCGACTGGGATATTCTTACAACTATAAAGCATGCTCACAGGATACATCACTTCCTAACTCGGACCTATATAGCCTGATAGCAGGGGCGGGTTTAATTATTCCTGTATTCTGTGCCATAGTTGTGGTTTACATTCGGATCTATCTCTTCGTTACCAAACAAAGTAAAAAGATGGACCAGCTCAAAAATGCAGGCGTACCCGGTTCTCAGAATGTTGGAATAGAAATGAGCTCATCAGAAGTTTCCTCGGCTGCACAGAGCAACCTCTCATCCTGCAATGCAACCAAACAAAGCTGTTCGACATTGAACACGGAAATATCACAATCAACAGAGAAAGGCCTGGATGAATCAAATGGGGATGACATAGCAACAGCCAATGcagacaattttcaaaataagtCATCTCCTGAAATTCCTGAAGATCTTTCAAAGCGGTCTCCTGATGAAGAACCGAAAATCAATCAGAAGCATCGACGATTCTTTAAGCGAAAAGCACATGCAAACAAGACACAGCCACGACTGAACAAGATCAATGTCACTGTAACGAAAAGACTTGCCATCGTTGTTTTAGCCTTCTTCATTTGCCTCCTCCCGTTCGGTGTAAGCGTTGTTGTTCCTCCAAGCGATCCTGGTATCCCTTGGACCGGTTTGATGCTGACATTTAATAGTTGCGTTAACCCTTTGATTTACGCCAGAACAATGCCAGAGTTCCGCAAGGTGATGCTGGCCATCATTCGTTGTCGCCTTAAAGACATACCCGATCCAATTGCATGCTTACATCGATTTCGTTAA